In a genomic window of Streptomyces sp. NBC_01231:
- a CDS encoding sugar ABC transporter substrate-binding protein, with protein sequence MSTTRTRAFAGAAAALSLSLALSACGGGDDTDTAAAKTTKGKVQLEFWSWTEGIQQQVAVWNKEHPQTQVKYVNAAGDTVYQKLRAAITSGNAPCLSKMDGMNLATFAADGLLTDVTKVAAPYKSRYTVPAWNAVSPGGATYGIPTGSSPLFTAYRADLFQKYGIKAPTTWDDLIAAGKAVQKKDKGVKVFNMAGEDPSTLVDLSWQAGAQWYKIADDHWEIGFTSPDALKAGDIVQQLVDNGLASNASYADPGVFKTWDLGRTILMTTSTWQLPIYDTNFPKSKGKWQLADAPVFDTAKPQTSSNFDVTAVLKGCKYPDRAAQFAAWLSSSKESLTALTDPASKSGLFPAVKNVSPYVDKIIPTEMFNGRSDSAQIITTAASRVGEQWQYGPDYAAMYSEMQKQWGKVMKKELTVKEMLTHLQEWVLADLKNKGVKAVAAN encoded by the coding sequence ATGAGCACCACCCGTACGAGAGCCTTCGCCGGCGCGGCCGCCGCCCTCTCCCTGTCTCTCGCCCTGAGCGCCTGCGGTGGCGGCGACGACACCGACACGGCGGCGGCGAAGACCACCAAAGGCAAGGTGCAGCTGGAGTTCTGGAGCTGGACCGAAGGCATCCAGCAGCAGGTCGCGGTGTGGAACAAGGAGCACCCGCAAACCCAGGTGAAGTACGTCAACGCGGCCGGCGACACCGTCTACCAGAAGCTGCGCGCCGCGATCACCTCGGGCAACGCCCCCTGTCTGTCCAAGATGGACGGGATGAACCTGGCGACCTTCGCCGCCGACGGGCTGCTCACCGACGTCACCAAGGTCGCCGCCCCGTACAAGTCCCGCTACACGGTCCCCGCCTGGAACGCGGTCAGCCCCGGCGGCGCCACCTACGGCATCCCCACCGGATCCTCCCCGCTGTTCACCGCCTACCGGGCGGACCTGTTCCAGAAGTACGGCATCAAGGCACCGACGACCTGGGACGACCTGATCGCCGCCGGCAAGGCGGTGCAGAAGAAGGACAAGGGCGTCAAGGTCTTCAATATGGCGGGGGAGGACCCCAGCACGCTCGTCGACCTGTCCTGGCAGGCGGGCGCTCAGTGGTACAAGATCGCGGACGACCACTGGGAGATCGGCTTCACCTCGCCGGACGCGCTCAAGGCCGGCGACATCGTCCAACAGCTCGTGGACAACGGCCTCGCCTCCAACGCCTCCTACGCCGACCCCGGCGTCTTCAAGACCTGGGACCTCGGCAGAACCATCCTGATGACCACCTCCACCTGGCAGCTGCCGATCTACGACACCAACTTCCCCAAGTCCAAGGGCAAGTGGCAGCTCGCCGACGCGCCGGTCTTCGACACCGCCAAGCCGCAGACCTCCAGCAACTTCGACGTCACGGCCGTACTCAAGGGCTGCAAGTACCCCGACCGCGCCGCCCAGTTCGCGGCCTGGCTGTCCAGCAGCAAGGAATCGCTGACCGCGCTCACCGACCCCGCCTCGAAGTCGGGGCTCTTCCCGGCGGTCAAGAACGTCTCCCCCTACGTCGACAAGATCATCCCGACGGAGATGTTCAACGGCAGGTCGGACAGCGCGCAGATCATCACCACCGCGGCCTCCCGTGTCGGCGAGCAGTGGCAGTACGGGCCCGACTATGCGGCCATGTACTCCGAGATGCAGAAGCAGTGGGGCAAGGTCATGAAGAAGGAGCTCACCGTGAAGGAGATGCTGACGCACCTTCAGGAGTGGGTGCTCGCCGACCTGAAGAACAAGGGCGTCAAGGCCGTCGCCGCGAACTGA
- a CDS encoding sugar ABC transporter permease: MSTLTRPAKVATDSPVRRTSPRRTGRRGAYKGLLFMLPFLLGFLLTYVVPIGYALNQSLHEKKSSGIGFGPTKVVFAGFANFAAILADGTFWAGMLRTLLFGAAQITVMLGISLLLALLLDGIAARAVRFFRAGLLIPYVIPGVVSTLIWLFLYSPTASPIIDIADKAGTSVTFFGGINTYLSLGNLLTWQGIGFNMILISASLQALPRELYEAARLDGAKEWRIAWSIKVPNITGILVLTGMFSLIGRLQLFTEPLFLRYVAPESISTDFTPMLEIFDRAFKTGDYQYAAAESLVLAIVTGILAFVFYRVTNRKVS, encoded by the coding sequence TTGTCCACCCTCACGCGACCGGCGAAGGTCGCCACCGACTCCCCGGTCCGGCGGACCTCCCCCCGCCGGACCGGGAGACGGGGAGCCTACAAGGGCCTGCTGTTCATGCTGCCCTTCCTGCTCGGCTTCCTCCTCACCTACGTCGTGCCGATCGGCTACGCCCTCAACCAGAGCCTGCACGAGAAGAAGAGCAGCGGCATCGGCTTCGGCCCGACGAAGGTCGTCTTCGCGGGCTTCGCCAACTTCGCGGCGATCCTCGCGGACGGCACCTTCTGGGCCGGCATGCTGCGCACCCTCCTCTTCGGAGCCGCGCAGATCACGGTGATGCTGGGCATCTCCCTCCTGCTGGCCCTCCTGCTCGACGGCATCGCGGCCCGCGCGGTGCGCTTCTTCCGCGCCGGACTGCTCATCCCGTACGTCATCCCCGGCGTGGTGTCGACGCTGATCTGGCTGTTCCTCTACAGCCCGACCGCCAGCCCGATCATCGACATCGCGGACAAGGCAGGGACGAGTGTCACGTTCTTCGGCGGGATCAACACGTACCTGTCGCTGGGCAACCTGCTGACCTGGCAGGGCATCGGCTTCAACATGATCCTGATCTCCGCCTCGCTTCAGGCCCTGCCGCGTGAGCTGTACGAGGCGGCCCGGCTCGACGGGGCGAAGGAGTGGCGGATCGCCTGGTCGATCAAGGTGCCGAACATCACCGGAATCCTGGTGCTGACCGGCATGTTCTCGCTGATCGGCCGACTCCAGCTGTTCACCGAGCCGCTGTTCCTGCGGTACGTGGCGCCGGAATCCATCAGCACCGACTTCACGCCGATGCTGGAGATCTTCGACCGGGCGTTCAAGACCGGCGACTACCAGTACGCCGCCGCCGAGTCGCTCGTCCTGGCCATCGTCACCGGCATCCTCGCCTTCGTCTTCTACCGCGTCACGAACAGGAAGGTGTCATGA
- a CDS encoding carbohydrate ABC transporter permease, translated as MSSATNAAAATGGGVRPTRRAVALTTGLLIVFLLYSLAPTWFLLVASTKNQTDLYSTFGLWFSSNHLADNFQAIWDYHDGVFGRWIFNSVLYSTVGAAGSTLISLAAGYGLAKFDFRGRGPLFGVIVGASLLPSTLLAFPLYLVFAEIGLTNTIWAVLIPYFINPFGVYLGKVYADTSVPTELMEAARIDGASETRIFFSVALRLMRTGGITIFMLDFVNIWNNFFLPLFMLNGERSFPVTLGLFSWVQQAQTSRDMNTLVLTGSLLSIIPLAAFMFALQRYWRSGILMGSLK; from the coding sequence ATGAGCAGCGCCACGAACGCGGCAGCGGCCACCGGCGGAGGAGTCCGCCCGACGCGCCGCGCGGTGGCCCTCACCACCGGCCTGCTGATCGTGTTCCTGCTCTACTCGCTCGCGCCGACCTGGTTCCTGCTGGTGGCGTCGACGAAGAACCAGACGGACCTGTACTCGACGTTCGGCCTGTGGTTCTCCTCCAACCACCTCGCCGACAACTTCCAGGCGATCTGGGACTACCACGACGGCGTCTTCGGCCGCTGGATCTTCAACTCCGTCCTGTACTCCACCGTCGGCGCCGCGGGGTCCACGCTCATCTCGCTCGCCGCCGGCTACGGCCTGGCGAAGTTCGATTTCCGGGGCCGGGGCCCCCTGTTCGGCGTCATCGTCGGCGCCTCGCTGCTGCCGAGCACACTGCTGGCGTTCCCGCTCTACCTCGTCTTCGCCGAGATCGGCCTCACCAACACGATCTGGGCGGTGCTGATCCCGTACTTCATCAACCCGTTCGGGGTCTACCTCGGCAAGGTGTACGCCGACACCTCGGTGCCCACCGAGCTGATGGAGGCGGCCCGCATCGACGGCGCGAGCGAGACGCGGATCTTCTTCTCGGTCGCGCTCAGGCTGATGCGCACCGGCGGCATCACCATCTTCATGCTCGACTTCGTCAACATCTGGAACAACTTCTTCCTCCCCCTGTTCATGCTCAACGGCGAGCGCTCCTTCCCCGTCACCCTGGGCCTCTTCTCCTGGGTGCAACAGGCGCAGACCTCCCGGGACATGAACACCCTCGTTCTCACCGGGTCGCTGCTGTCGATCATCCCGCTGGCCGCCTTCATGTTCGCCCTCCAGAGGTACTGGCGCAGCGGAATCCTCATGGGCAGCCTCAAGTAA
- a CDS encoding Tat pathway signal sequence domain protein — protein MPNAPRRRDVLKYAGATGVAATALGLPMAAPAAAAEPAAPRTPGRTPLDVVVFGDGDSEAAHHLKATLSDTVTGGLGQPARVLNPSDPASFWGGTLTFDIAVSPTGTTYVTVRLWGDDYDDTSEEAASGTNMWRLQLFCEGKQVGYEDQGAVDSLDILDTAPRTPGRFFFHTLPLPEKMTAGKDKVTLEFRAMGRIWSYGQDASQLYRTMTTPSRGIYRLYSHTDPYFVPPRGEVQGTAPTATIRTGGEEVMDAIKARVLKDQKDLLTTANPATMDGWAMQSLAEGYLWSGSPAYRAPQALDRVLQAIDGRYMAWKADGTVLTGSDQQWQGFGRVGLVLALLWEHLGDRLGEQVAGSPYAIANAGFESGAGTPASWQMPGWASAGGGTWARDTTVSRSGSASLKLQVTTTSGYSYVNSAPRTRMAQGTYRYGAWIRTDGVTGAGAHIDPLFYDASGKLVGSDHKVYAGKGTHDWEYVEFVFDTPAGATQMEMHLRLSGPGTAWFDDVTLVAPTDTTTPVPPVRKDAYVDMLKSSRDYWRQHFPHYSNQAQICAIGLYQTNRGLKLLAPDLALSEDKARDYLYQSIGMVPYLGPEDQDGKATKPLGDGYYQVTKAGLTRELGYVGSYGEVIDWLVMMYESVTRGHQGQEAPELRDHMVTMTKARGKFRVVDVDKDHCRISRIETVIGWRNEVYPGEIAYASRTAWDSNPVMSAAVFKDPEIVGWTQEMVADGQLYPQIHLQATHSWTRVGLNALRFLSRDWDDFQSLASRPGRIPTGWDQPDFVLTDEENGCVAVKNGEELFFASLYFRSRQGVNNYARVHHVTPVDQRSATIRERSAGTTDATFTARDWVLWDYAINDPGASHIPPGGFPPPGETLLQALAGDVYRLAPVPDDIPDPTLGVHFDGVETMLVGRAPFYLCEYGDYLIAMNTSTDKTFTLPARPGFGPARDLTTGRTVGAGNRPKLGPHSTLVLYRG, from the coding sequence GTGCCCAACGCACCCAGAAGACGTGACGTCCTGAAGTACGCCGGAGCGACCGGTGTCGCCGCGACCGCTCTCGGGCTGCCCATGGCCGCGCCCGCCGCCGCGGCCGAACCGGCCGCGCCACGCACGCCTGGCCGTACCCCGCTCGATGTCGTCGTCTTCGGAGACGGGGACTCCGAGGCCGCGCACCACCTGAAGGCCACCCTGTCCGACACGGTCACCGGCGGTCTCGGCCAGCCGGCGCGGGTGCTCAACCCCTCGGACCCGGCGAGCTTTTGGGGCGGCACGCTGACGTTCGACATCGCCGTCAGCCCGACCGGGACCACCTACGTCACGGTCCGGCTCTGGGGCGACGACTACGACGACACCTCCGAGGAGGCCGCGTCCGGCACGAACATGTGGCGGCTCCAGCTCTTCTGCGAGGGCAAGCAGGTCGGTTACGAGGACCAGGGCGCCGTCGACAGCCTCGACATCCTCGACACCGCGCCGCGCACCCCGGGCCGTTTCTTCTTCCACACCCTGCCGCTGCCGGAGAAGATGACCGCCGGCAAGGACAAGGTGACGCTGGAGTTCCGGGCGATGGGCCGCATCTGGTCCTACGGCCAGGACGCGAGCCAGCTGTACCGGACCATGACCACGCCCTCGCGCGGCATCTACCGCCTCTACAGCCACACCGACCCCTACTTCGTACCGCCGAGGGGCGAGGTCCAGGGCACCGCGCCGACGGCGACCATTCGCACCGGCGGCGAAGAGGTCATGGACGCCATCAAGGCCCGAGTGCTGAAGGACCAGAAGGACCTCCTCACCACCGCTAACCCGGCCACCATGGACGGCTGGGCCATGCAGTCGCTGGCCGAGGGCTATCTGTGGTCCGGCAGCCCCGCATACCGGGCCCCGCAGGCGCTGGACCGGGTGCTCCAGGCCATCGACGGCCGGTACATGGCCTGGAAGGCCGACGGCACCGTCCTGACCGGCTCCGACCAGCAGTGGCAGGGCTTCGGTCGGGTCGGCCTGGTGCTGGCCCTGCTGTGGGAGCATCTCGGCGACCGCCTGGGCGAGCAGGTCGCCGGATCGCCGTACGCCATCGCCAACGCCGGCTTCGAGTCGGGGGCCGGCACCCCTGCCTCCTGGCAGATGCCCGGCTGGGCCTCCGCCGGTGGCGGCACCTGGGCCCGCGACACCACCGTCTCCCGCTCCGGCTCCGCCTCCCTCAAGCTCCAGGTCACCACCACGAGCGGCTACAGCTACGTCAACTCGGCCCCGAGAACCCGTATGGCCCAAGGCACCTACAGGTACGGCGCCTGGATCAGGACCGACGGTGTCACGGGCGCCGGCGCCCATATCGACCCGCTGTTCTACGACGCGAGCGGCAAGCTGGTCGGCAGCGACCACAAGGTGTACGCGGGCAAGGGCACCCACGACTGGGAGTACGTCGAGTTCGTCTTCGACACCCCGGCCGGCGCCACCCAGATGGAGATGCATCTGCGCCTGTCCGGCCCCGGCACGGCCTGGTTCGACGACGTCACCCTCGTCGCCCCCACCGACACGACCACACCCGTGCCGCCGGTGCGCAAGGACGCGTACGTCGACATGCTCAAGTCCAGCCGCGACTACTGGCGGCAGCACTTCCCGCACTACAGCAACCAGGCCCAGATCTGCGCCATCGGCCTCTACCAGACCAACCGCGGCCTGAAGCTCCTCGCCCCGGATCTGGCGTTGTCCGAGGACAAGGCGCGCGACTACCTGTACCAGTCGATCGGGATGGTTCCCTACCTCGGCCCGGAGGACCAGGACGGCAAAGCGACCAAGCCGCTCGGCGACGGCTACTACCAGGTCACCAAGGCCGGCCTGACCCGCGAACTCGGCTACGTCGGCAGCTACGGCGAGGTCATCGACTGGCTGGTCATGATGTACGAGTCGGTCACCCGCGGACACCAGGGGCAGGAGGCGCCCGAACTGCGCGACCACATGGTCACGATGACCAAGGCGCGCGGGAAGTTCCGGGTCGTCGACGTGGACAAGGACCACTGCCGGATCTCCCGCATCGAGACCGTCATCGGCTGGCGCAACGAGGTCTACCCCGGCGAGATCGCCTACGCCTCCCGCACCGCCTGGGACTCCAACCCCGTCATGTCGGCGGCCGTGTTCAAGGACCCGGAGATCGTCGGCTGGACGCAGGAGATGGTCGCCGACGGGCAGCTCTACCCGCAGATCCACCTCCAGGCCACCCACTCCTGGACCCGCGTGGGCCTGAACGCGCTGCGGTTCCTCTCCCGTGACTGGGACGACTTCCAGTCCCTGGCCTCCCGGCCCGGCCGTATCCCGACCGGCTGGGACCAGCCCGACTTCGTCCTCACCGACGAGGAGAACGGCTGCGTCGCCGTCAAGAACGGCGAGGAGCTCTTCTTCGCCTCGCTCTACTTCCGCTCCCGCCAGGGCGTGAACAACTACGCCCGCGTCCACCACGTCACCCCCGTCGACCAGCGCTCGGCAACGATCCGCGAGCGCAGCGCGGGCACCACCGACGCCACCTTCACGGCCCGCGACTGGGTCCTGTGGGACTACGCCATCAACGACCCCGGCGCCTCGCACATCCCGCCCGGCGGCTTCCCGCCGCCCGGCGAGACCCTCCTCCAGGCGCTCGCCGGGGACGTCTACCGCCTCGCCCCCGTGCCCGACGACATCCCCGACCCCACCCTCGGCGTCCACTTCGACGGCGTCGAGACCATGCTCGTCGGCCGCGCGCCCTTTTACCTCTGCGAGTACGGCGACTACCTCATCGCCATGAACACCAGCACCGACAAGACCTTCACCCTGCCCGCCCGCCCCGGCTTCGGCCCCGCCCGGGACCTCACCACGGGCAGGACCGTCGGCGCCGGGAACAGGCCGAAGCTCGGCCCGCACAGCACTCTCGTGCTGTACCGGGGCTGA
- a CDS encoding alpha/beta hydrolase, with protein sequence MIDLGRIRLFCTSLGPVDAPALLLAHGWGGDGREWSVHAETLADRFRVIVPDLRGHGRSEVPEQGNTPVETADDLAALVEVLGCGPVVAVGHSMGGQVVNVLAVRHPELVRSVIALDPAHGAHGAEVDGIPGRLAEYRERGARAAAAFVAGAFSPRAPSGLRTAHVRTMLGTPDHVIAQTYAGMYTDPDAVGVRPHSETYLRRRTQPALTVWTSAEAAHWERSTLHVPGSRVDHWPGVGHYLHEEHPERTVRLIQDWADGNR encoded by the coding sequence ATGATCGACCTCGGACGCATCCGTCTGTTCTGTACGAGCCTGGGGCCTGTCGACGCCCCCGCCCTGCTGCTGGCGCACGGCTGGGGCGGCGACGGCCGGGAATGGTCGGTCCACGCCGAGACCCTGGCGGACCGGTTCCGCGTGATCGTCCCCGACCTGCGTGGCCACGGCCGCTCCGAGGTGCCGGAACAGGGCAACACGCCGGTGGAGACGGCGGACGACCTGGCCGCGCTGGTCGAGGTCCTCGGCTGTGGCCCGGTGGTGGCCGTCGGCCACTCCATGGGCGGGCAGGTGGTCAACGTGCTCGCCGTACGGCACCCGGAGCTGGTCAGGTCGGTCATCGCCCTCGACCCCGCCCACGGCGCGCACGGTGCCGAAGTCGACGGGATTCCGGGCCGGTTGGCCGAGTACCGGGAGCGGGGGGCCCGGGCAGCGGCGGCCTTCGTGGCCGGGGCGTTCTCCCCGCGGGCCCCGTCGGGGCTGCGCACCGCACACGTCCGCACGATGCTCGGCACCCCGGACCACGTCATCGCCCAGACGTACGCGGGCATGTACACCGACCCGGACGCGGTCGGCGTCCGCCCGCACAGTGAGACGTACCTGCGCCGACGTACCCAGCCGGCCCTGACGGTGTGGACGTCGGCCGAGGCCGCCCACTGGGAGAGAAGCACCCTGCACGTGCCCGGCTCGCGGGTGGACCACTGGCCCGGTGTCGGACACTACCTGCACGAGGAACACCCTGAGCGGACCGTGCGGCTCATTCAGGACTGGGCGGACGGTAATCGCTGA
- a CDS encoding aryldialkylphosphatase, with the protein MPVVETVLGPVAAAELGEVDAHEHVFLRTPVNPGDEFLDADKAAAELLRVAASGMRTVVDLTPVGLGRRPVQLAEVSRASALHIVAATGYHRSAHYPAAHWARHADDATLLDVLLDDLRVGMDSNDWDFPRPAPSPHKAGIIKLGASYHRIDPHEERWFAAGAAAARQTGVAVAVHTEVGTAAHAALDLLDKHGVPAGRVLLAHTDRNPDPELHLDLIARGAHLVYDTIGRIKYRPDSVVLDLIGRMAEAGKLGHVCLGTDVGRKSSLSSYGGGPGMDVLGRDFVPRLRRRLGSAAVDTVLRDAPQSLLGNTSAL; encoded by the coding sequence TTGCCTGTCGTCGAAACGGTCCTTGGCCCTGTCGCCGCCGCGGAACTCGGCGAGGTGGATGCCCACGAGCACGTCTTCCTGCGCACACCGGTCAACCCGGGTGACGAGTTCCTCGACGCCGACAAGGCGGCGGCCGAGCTCCTGCGGGTGGCGGCAAGCGGCATGCGCACCGTCGTCGACCTGACACCGGTCGGCCTCGGTCGCCGCCCCGTCCAACTCGCCGAGGTCTCCCGCGCAAGCGCCCTGCACATCGTCGCCGCGACCGGCTACCACCGCAGCGCGCACTATCCGGCCGCCCACTGGGCCCGCCACGCCGACGACGCGACGCTTCTCGACGTGCTCCTGGACGACCTCCGGGTCGGCATGGACAGCAACGACTGGGATTTCCCCCGCCCCGCCCCCAGCCCCCACAAGGCCGGGATCATCAAACTCGGTGCCTCGTACCACCGGATCGACCCTCACGAGGAACGCTGGTTCGCCGCCGGAGCGGCGGCGGCCCGGCAAACCGGCGTGGCCGTGGCGGTCCACACCGAGGTCGGGACCGCCGCGCATGCCGCCCTGGACCTCCTGGACAAGCACGGTGTGCCGGCCGGACGGGTCCTGCTCGCCCACACCGACCGCAACCCCGATCCGGAACTCCACCTCGACCTGATCGCTCGCGGCGCCCACCTCGTCTACGACACGATCGGGCGGATCAAGTACCGGCCGGACTCCGTCGTCCTGGACCTGATCGGGCGCATGGCCGAGGCCGGCAAACTGGGCCACGTCTGCCTGGGGACCGACGTCGGACGCAAGTCCTCGCTCAGCTCCTACGGCGGCGGGCCGGGGATGGACGTACTCGGCCGGGACTTCGTCCCGCGGCTGCGCCGGCGCCTGGGCTCCGCGGCGGTCGACACGGTGCTGCGGGACGCCCCGCAGTCGCTGCTGGGCAATACCTCTGCCTTGTGA
- a CDS encoding GntR family transcriptional regulator has translation MPRHEAVERHIRGRIAGLNPGDQIESDAELCDLFQVSRMTVRQATQRLVAEGAIYRISGVGTFVGEPQVHRQMGRLRSFTEEMALRGMTVSSTVLASERRVGTQEETTALRLAPQSNVVHIRRLRLADDQPMAIENVVLPPSCTWLLREDLAHGSLHQALTEKGFTPSRATGTQIAAIATDDDAALLDLPVGAPIFVERRLITTADGTPVELTESRYAGSRFVFHIELA, from the coding sequence ATGCCGCGACATGAAGCGGTCGAACGGCACATCCGCGGCCGGATCGCGGGGTTGAACCCCGGAGACCAGATCGAGTCCGACGCGGAACTGTGCGACCTGTTCCAGGTCAGCCGGATGACCGTCCGCCAGGCGACCCAGCGCCTGGTCGCCGAGGGCGCGATCTACCGGATCTCCGGTGTCGGCACCTTCGTGGGGGAACCGCAGGTGCACCGCCAGATGGGCCGACTGCGCTCCTTCACCGAGGAGATGGCCCTGCGCGGCATGACCGTGTCATCGACCGTCCTGGCGAGCGAACGGCGCGTGGGCACCCAGGAGGAGACCACCGCGCTCAGGCTCGCGCCCCAGTCCAACGTCGTTCACATACGGCGGCTGCGGCTGGCCGACGACCAGCCGATGGCGATCGAGAACGTCGTGCTGCCGCCGTCCTGCACCTGGCTGTTGCGCGAGGACCTGGCCCACGGCTCGCTGCACCAGGCACTCACCGAGAAGGGCTTCACCCCCTCCCGCGCAACCGGCACGCAGATCGCGGCCATCGCCACCGACGACGACGCCGCCCTCCTGGACCTGCCGGTCGGCGCGCCCATCTTCGTCGAACGCCGACTGATCACCACCGCCGACGGCACACCCGTCGAACTCACCGAATCCCGCTATGCGGGGTCCCGTTTCGTGTTCCACATCGAACTGGCCTAG
- a CDS encoding SIS domain-containing protein, with product MSSWIRTAVGIVEQLAESQAGAIEAAAQIAARSIAGDGVVYTFGTGHSRMPVEEIFPRYGSYPGFQPLVELSMTFHTQVVGANGQRQAMFIERVEGLADQILANFRLRPADSMFIFSVSGLNAVPIEMAMGAKKAGLPVIAATSLRETNAAEPRHPSGSRLADHADVVIDLGSPVGDAICQVPGLDVPVGPVSTFTAIAVVNEIKVTVAELLAERGAMPPVITSSRLVGADRSDELFEGAYLEFARRSAAALRTADGAR from the coding sequence GTGTCATCGTGGATCCGTACCGCAGTCGGGATCGTCGAGCAGCTCGCCGAGTCCCAGGCCGGCGCCATCGAGGCCGCGGCCCAGATCGCGGCCAGGTCGATCGCCGGTGACGGCGTCGTCTACACCTTCGGCACCGGACATTCGCGCATGCCGGTGGAGGAGATCTTTCCCCGCTACGGCTCCTACCCCGGTTTCCAGCCGCTGGTGGAGCTCTCGATGACGTTCCACACCCAGGTGGTGGGGGCCAACGGACAGCGGCAGGCGATGTTCATCGAGCGCGTCGAGGGGCTCGCCGACCAGATCCTGGCGAACTTCCGGCTGCGCCCGGCGGACAGCATGTTCATCTTCAGTGTCAGCGGACTCAACGCCGTGCCCATCGAGATGGCGATGGGCGCGAAGAAGGCCGGTCTGCCCGTCATCGCGGCCACGTCGCTGCGGGAGACGAACGCCGCCGAGCCGAGGCATCCGAGCGGTTCCCGGCTCGCCGATCACGCCGACGTCGTGATCGACCTGGGATCACCGGTCGGCGACGCCATCTGCCAGGTCCCCGGCCTGGACGTCCCGGTCGGCCCGGTGAGCACCTTCACCGCGATCGCCGTGGTCAACGAGATCAAGGTCACGGTCGCCGAACTGCTGGCCGAGCGGGGTGCCATGCCGCCGGTCATCACCAGTTCCCGCCTGGTCGGAGCGGACCGCAGCGACGAACTGTTCGAGGGTGCCTACCTCGAGTTCGCCCGACGCTCCGCCGCCGCGCTGCGCACCGCGGACGGTGCACGGTGA
- a CDS encoding SDR family oxidoreductase: protein MKRLLVAGAQGGIGAACVNAARAAGAQVFEADRDTYDITVSTGADAAVARAAEALDGLDGIVHAVGMSGRRLGDGPVDECGDEAWREVHRVDLDSVFYLLRAGLRQLSGSGGSIVVIGSALASTLDEDFLTAAYASAKGALVPLVRSAAFTGAPKGVRVNIVAAGLVDTPMAARAMASPAIQNRMPRLMPLGARACSPEEVADTAVWLLSDAASRTTGAVVPVDGGWHLR from the coding sequence GTGAAGCGCCTGCTGGTGGCCGGTGCCCAGGGCGGCATCGGCGCCGCGTGCGTCAATGCCGCGCGGGCCGCCGGTGCCCAGGTCTTCGAGGCCGACCGCGACACGTACGACATCACGGTGTCCACGGGTGCCGACGCGGCCGTGGCGCGAGCGGCCGAGGCCCTGGACGGTCTCGACGGCATCGTGCACGCGGTGGGCATGTCCGGTCGACGTCTCGGCGACGGGCCGGTGGACGAGTGCGGCGACGAGGCGTGGCGCGAAGTGCACCGGGTCGACCTCGACTCGGTCTTCTACCTGTTGCGCGCAGGACTGCGGCAGCTGTCCGGGTCGGGCGGGTCGATCGTCGTCATCGGCTCGGCTCTGGCGAGCACGCTCGACGAGGACTTCCTCACCGCGGCCTACGCCAGCGCGAAGGGCGCCCTCGTCCCCCTGGTGCGCTCGGCCGCGTTCACCGGAGCCCCCAAGGGCGTGCGCGTGAACATCGTCGCGGCCGGCCTGGTGGACACCCCCATGGCCGCGCGCGCCATGGCCAGTCCCGCGATCCAGAACCGTATGCCGCGGTTGATGCCGCTCGGCGCACGCGCCTGCAGCCCCGAAGAGGTCGCCGACACCGCCGTGTGGCTGCTGTCGGACGCCGCCTCCCGCACCACCGGCGCGGTCGTCCCCGTAGACGGAGGGTGGCACCTGCGGTGA